CATTTCCTCATGGCGCTGGTTTGTTTCCTGTTCACGCACGTCTGCTATGCACTGGCCTTCTTCGCCGCGGGGCCGGGCGGCGGATTGGCCTGGATTCTGTTTGTGCTCGGATTCATCGGCGCGGGAATTCTGGCGTATCTGTGGCCGGCCCTGTCCGCGATTATGAAGGCGGCAGTCGGAGCATACGTCTCGGTTGTGGTGATCATGGCGTCGCTGGCCGTCGGCCGGGCGTTGGCAAACCCCACGCCGGGGACGATCGCCGCGGCGGCCGGCGCCTTGCTGTTTATGTTCTCGGACGCCGTCCTGGCGGTCAACCGCTTCCGGCGCCCGTTCCGCGCCGCGCAGGCGGTCATCCTCGCCTGTTATTTTGTAGGGCAATGGTTGATCGCGCTTTCCACCGGTTGATCGGCGGGTGTCCGACCGCAATCCACAACGGCGATTGACGCCCGTCAAGCGTCGGTCCAGCGAGGCGCGCGCGAAAGCGCGGCGGAAACGGAGGACAAATGAACCGGATCGAGGGAACGTTCCCAGGCGTGCGCGGGATCGAGATCTATCACCAAGCCTGGCTTCCCGAAGGGGAGGCGAAAGCCGCGCTGCTGATCGTCCACGGGCTCGGCGAACACGGCGGGCGGTACGGGAACGTCGTCAACCGCTTCGTCCCGCTCGGATTCGCCGCCTATGCGCTCGACCATATCGGCCACGGCAAATCCGGGGGCCGGCGCGAATACGTCGAGCGGTTCGACGACTACACCGACACGCTGGCGATCTACCACCGCATCGTCCAAGCCCGGCAGCCGGGCCTGCCCGTTTTTCTCCTCGGCCACAGCATGGGCGGCCTGATCGCCGTCTACTACCTGCTCGAACACCAGGAGTATTTCCGGGGCGCCGTGATTTTCGCTCCCGCGATCCGGGTCCCCGGACGCGTTTCCCCCGCCGTCATCGCGGCGGGGAAAGTCCTCGCGGTCCTCGCGCCGACGGCGGAAATCCTGCCGCTCGATCCCCGCGCGGTCTCCCGCGATCCGCACGTGGTGGAGGCGTACATCCGCGATCCGCTCGTCCATCACCGCAAGACCAGCGCCCGGCTGGCGGCGGAGATACTGAAAACCATCCTGGCCATCGAGAACAAGCTGGGGAAGATCAGCCTGCCCTTGATCGCCTTGCAGGGCACGGCGGACAAGCTTGCCCATCCGGACAGCGCGCGGATGCTCTATGACCGGGCTGGATCGGCGGACAAAACCCTCAAACTCTACGAGGGCTTGTACCATGAAACGCACAACGAACCGGAGCGCGAAAAGGTTCTGGACGATGTGCAAGCCTGGCTCGCGGCCCGCCTTTGACGAAGCCGCTCGCGATAAACATCTCCCCACCAAAATTATGTAAAATGCTCGGGATGCCGTTGTCTATGACATTTTTCAGAACCCTGCCGGTGTTGTGTCCCGAAACATCCTCTCAATAATCTGATGGGGTAAATTGCCGTCTGGAAAGCGGTTTTTTCATCAACATCACATTCTGGTTGCGTCGCCATTTCCGCATTGTTTATTTTTCCGTCATTCCCATATGTCTGTATTTGCCGTAATTCCCTCGTGTTTTCATTTGATGCCATTCCCGCGCCGGCCCTCGGCGCGTTCTTCGCCGGGGGTGTTTTTAGCGGGAATCAAGTGATTGGAGGACGTGGATGCTTGTTAAGAACACCCCGCTCCGCAGGGCGACGGTTTCGGCAATAATCCTTATACAGGAAATTTACTTTCCTTGCGGGGCGCCGGATGTACAATCCTATGAATAATCTGAAAAAGGAGTCTTCATGAATCACATTGAAGGCAAGTTTAAAGGCGTCCGGGACACCTTGATCTATTACCAGGCTTGGATGCCGGACGGGGATCCGAAGGCCGTCTTGCCGATCGTCCACGGATTGGGGGAGCATTCCGGAAGGTACCTCAACGTGGTCGAGTATTTCGTTCCGCGCGGTTACGTCGTCTATGGGATGGACCAGATCGGTCACGGGAAATCGGAGGGGCGCCGCGAGTACGTCCAACGCTTCGAGGATTTTTCCGATTGCTTCACCGAGTACCTGGGAATGATCAAGCAGTGGCAGCCGGGCAAGCCGATCTTCCTGCTCAGCCATTCGATCGGCGGGCTGATCGCCGCGTATTACCTGCTCGACCATCAGGCCGAGTTCCAGGGCGCGGTGTTCTCGGCGCCGGTGGTCAAGGTCGCCTCGCACGTCACCCAGACAACCGTCTTCATGGCCCGGGCCCTTTCGCTCCTCGCCCCCACGGCGGGCGTCCTTCCCGTGGATCCGGCTACCATCTCCCGCGATCCGGCGGTGGTTAAGGCTTACGTCGAGGATCCGCTTGTGTTTCACGGGAAGACCAGCGCCCGGCTTTCGGCGGAGATGCTG
The Anaerolineales bacterium genome window above contains:
- a CDS encoding lysophospholipase; amino-acid sequence: MNHIEGKFKGVRDTLIYYQAWMPDGDPKAVLPIVHGLGEHSGRYLNVVEYFVPRGYVVYGMDQIGHGKSEGRREYVQRFEDFSDCFTEYLGMIKQWQPGKPIFLLSHSIGGLIAAYYLLDHQAEFQGAVFSAPVVKVASHVTQTTVFMARALSLLAPTAGVLPVDPATISRDPAVVKAYVEDPLVFHGKTSARLSAEMLRALIRVSAETGKITLPFIAMQGGADRLVDPDGAQILHEKAGSKDKTLKIYAGLYHEIFNEPEREQVFRDIESWLAAHL
- a CDS encoding lysophospholipase, yielding MNRIEGTFPGVRGIEIYHQAWLPEGEAKAALLIVHGLGEHGGRYGNVVNRFVPLGFAAYALDHIGHGKSGGRREYVERFDDYTDTLAIYHRIVQARQPGLPVFLLGHSMGGLIAVYYLLEHQEYFRGAVIFAPAIRVPGRVSPAVIAAGKVLAVLAPTAEILPLDPRAVSRDPHVVEAYIRDPLVHHRKTSARLAAEILKTILAIENKLGKISLPLIALQGTADKLAHPDSARMLYDRAGSADKTLKLYEGLYHETHNEPEREKVLDDVQAWLAARL
- a CDS encoding lysoplasmalogenase, with the protein product MEKESLIPFVSLAILLSAGLTILGYYLRPPRRALIYVCKPLTTVLIFITALLPGGLPPDPYATAIGIGLLFSLAGDILLMLPRCHFLMALVCFLFTHVCYALAFFAAGPGGGLAWILFVLGFIGAGILAYLWPALSAIMKAAVGAYVSVVVIMASLAVGRALANPTPGTIAAAAGALLFMFSDAVLAVNRFRRPFRAAQAVILACYFVGQWLIALSTG